The Vulpes lagopus strain Blue_001 chromosome 14, ASM1834538v1, whole genome shotgun sequence genome window below encodes:
- the RTN4R gene encoding reticulon-4 receptor, with the protein MKRAPAGGSQLLAWVLWLQAWRVAAPCPGACVCYNEPKVTTSCPQQGLQAVPTDIPASSQRVFLHGNRIVHVPAAGFRACRNLTILWLHSNALARIDAAAFTGLALLEQLDLSDNAQLRAVDPATFRGLSRLHTLHLDRCGLRELGPGLFRGLAALQYLYLQDNGLQALPDDAFRDLGNLTHLFLHGNRIPSVPERAFRGLHSLDRLLLHQNRVARVHPHAFRDLGRLMTLYLFANNLSALPAEVLAPLRALQYLRLNDNPWVCDCRARPLWAWLRQFRGSSSELPCSLPPRLAGRDLKRLAATDLEGCAAAAGPSRPIRTGGPADDESPGLPKCCQPDAADKASVLEAGRPASAGNALKGRAPPGDSPPGNGSGPRHINDSPFGTLPGSAEPPLTGLRPEGSEPPGPPPTGPRRKPGCSRKNRTRSHCRLGQASGAGGGAGDAEGSGTLPRLARGLAPLGLALLLWTVLGPC; encoded by the exons ATGAAGAGGGCGCCCGCGGGAG ggagccagctgctGGCCTGGGTGCTGTGGCTGCAGGCGTGGCGGGTGGCAGCACCATGCCCAGGCGCCTGCGTCTGCTACAATGAGCCCAAGGTGACGACGAGCTGTCCGCAGCAGGGCCTCCAAGCCGTGCCCACTGACATCCCGGCCTCCAGCCAGCGCGTCTTTCTGCACGGCAACCGCATCGTGCACGTGCCGGCCGCCGGCTTCCGGGCCTGCCGCAACCTCACCATCCTGTGGCTGCATTCGAACGCGCTGGCCCGCATCGACGCTGCTGCCTTCACCGGCCTGGCCCTCCTCGAGCAGCTGGACCTCAGCGACAATGCGCAGCTGCGTGCCGTGGACCCCGCCACGTTCCGGGGTCTGAGCCGCCTGCACACGCTGCACCTGGACCGCTGCGGCCTGCGGGAGCTGGGCCCGGGCCTGTTCCGAGGCCTGGCCGCCCTGCAGTACCTCTACCTACAGGACAACGGGCTGCAGGCGCTGCCCGACGATGCCTTCCGCGACCTGGGCAACCTCACGCACCTCTTCCTGCACGGCAACCGCATCCCCAGCGTGCCCGAGCGCGCCTTCCGCGGCCTGCACAGCCTCGACCGCCTCCTTCTGCACCAGAACCGCGTGGCCCGTGTGCACCCGCATGCCTTCCGTGACCTCGGCCGCCTCATGACGCTCTACCTGTTCGCCAACAACCTGTCGGCGCTGCCTGCGGAGGTGCTGGCGCCCCTGCGTGCCCTGCAGTACCTGCGGCTCAACGACAACCCCTGGGTGTGCGACTGCCGGGCTCGGCCGCTCTGGGCCTGGCTGCGGCAGTTCCGCGGCTCCTCCTCCGAGCTGCCCTGCAGCCTGCCCCCGCGCCTGGCCGGCCGCGACCTCAAGCGCCTGGCGGCCACCGACCTAGAAGGCTGCGCCGCAGCCGCCGGGCCCTCACGTCCCATCCGGACGGGCGGGCCGGCCGACGACGAGAGCCCGGGCCTCCCCAAGTGCTGCCAGCCAGACGCCGCAGACAAGGCCTCGGTGCTGGAGGCCGGGAGGCCGGCCTCGGCTGGAAATGCGCTCAAGGGACGCGCGCCGCCCGGCGACAGTCCCCCGGGCAACGGCTCTGGCCCCCGGCACATCAACGACTCCCCCTTCGGGACCCTGCCCGGCTCGGCGGAGCCCCCGCTGACTGGGCTTCGGCCCGAGGGCTCCGagccccccgggccgccccccaCTGGCCCCCGCCGGAAGCCCGGCTGCTCCCGCAAGAACCGCACCCGCAGCCACTGCCGCCTGGGCCAGGCCAgtggggcgggcggcggggcgggtgACGCCGAGGGCTCGGGCACCCTGCCCCGCCTGGCCCGCGGCCTGGCCCCGCTGGGCCTGGCGCTGCTGCTCTGGACGGTGCTGGGGCCCTGCTGA